One window of Mesorhizobium loti R88b genomic DNA carries:
- a CDS encoding DUF3606 domain-containing protein, protein MPDDKSKTKQDRKLVSSEETYEVAAFARKYGIPQSEAQTIIKRYGPSRKKLDNHMAARG, encoded by the coding sequence ATGCCCGACGACAAATCCAAGACCAAACAGGACCGCAAGCTGGTTTCGAGCGAGGAGACCTACGAGGTTGCCGCCTTCGCGCGCAAATACGGCATCCCGCAGAGCGAAGCCCAGACCATCATCAAGCGCTACGGCCCTTCGCGCAAGAAGCTCGACAACCACATGGCCGCGCGCGGCTAG
- a CDS encoding VOC family protein — MATVRYLVSDVELAIAFYTRHLDFVLQQQFGPAMAILKRDDLTFWLAGPMASAARPMPDGRTPEPGGWNRIVLEVQDLPALAARMREVGVRFRNEIVDGPGGSQILCEDPSGNVVELFEPRA; from the coding sequence ATGGCGACGGTCCGATATCTCGTCAGCGATGTCGAGTTGGCGATAGCATTTTACACCAGGCATCTGGATTTCGTGCTGCAGCAGCAGTTCGGTCCGGCGATGGCCATCCTGAAACGCGACGACCTGACGTTCTGGCTTGCCGGCCCGATGGCGTCGGCGGCGAGACCGATGCCAGATGGCCGCACGCCCGAACCAGGCGGCTGGAACCGCATCGTGCTGGAGGTCCAGGACCTGCCGGCGCTCGCCGCCCGGATGCGCGAGGTCGGCGTGCGGTTCCGCAACGAGATTGTCGACGGCCCAGGCGGGAGCCAGATCCTTTGCGAAGACCCGTCCGGCAACGTCGTCGAGCTTTTTGAACCAAGGGCATGA